In Lolium rigidum isolate FL_2022 chromosome 7, APGP_CSIRO_Lrig_0.1, whole genome shotgun sequence, the DNA window CGCCTCTTTTTCCGGTGTTACCATGGTGACGGTGGAGGAAGATGGACGTGGTTTCGGCGAGGCACATGTTTCTGCAAGAGTGAACTTGTAGTTTTACTTCTTGTAAGTTTACTTGTACAAAGTTGTTTAACACAAATATTTGTCTTATGTGGTAACTATATGTATAATCTCTTTAAACAGATTGTCTAATAAAATACTCCGTATATGATTACATAAAACAAACAAGACGGGGAGATCCTATACAAACGATTTAATGTCTGCGGACGCGGGCAGTCATTTTTAACGTTCGTTTCCCGTCGGCCCGTAGTTCATGGACCTGCACCAATTAGCCTTTTTTTATCTTTCCCCAGTACCGACGAAGGAGACATTGACCTTTTCCTGGTCAACCAAGGTCCCGTCAACGAACAGTGATCGCGGTAGTGGGCCATGGCCACTGCcacctccgccgccttctcctccaccGCCATTCCCCGACCTCGCCGTCGTTCaatccccgccgccaccttccgctCCTCCTCCCCATGTCTGATCCCCTCCCGGCTTCTCCGCCCGGTCTTCCTCTACTCGCCGCGCGCCATACCCCTCCAGCAGCAGCAGAGACGGCGGCGGGGCCGTCGCGATCCTAGGCTCGGCTCGTTCCCCGCACTGCTCAGCGGAGCTGAAGAAAGAGATGGCTTCGGCTGCTACGAGGCCGGGAGGTCGGAGACGCCCTTCTCCGCCGCGGGCTTCTTCGGAAGGCTCGCCTTCTCATGGCTCGACCCCCTCATCACCACCACCAACGGCCGCCACGCccccctcgccgccggcgacgtcCCGAAGCTGGGCGCCGCGGACCGTGCCGAGACCCAGTACACCGCGTTCTcctccgccctcgccgccgccgccacctccatccACGACCACCATCACCCTCGCCCCGCCGCGATCCTCCGCGCGATCGTCTCCTGCCACAGCGCGGAGATCGCCGCCTCCGCCCTGTACGCCCTCCTCAAGGTGCTCGCCCTCTCCGCGGGGCCGCCGCTCCTCAAGGCATTCGTCCACGCATCCGCCTCGtctcctccggccgcgcggcgcgAGCGGTGCTGCCTGCTGGCCCTGGCGCTGTTCCTCGCCAAGTGCGTCGAGTCGGTCTCGCAGCGGCAGTGGTACTTCCGCTCCCGCCGGGCGGGGATCCAGGTGACCTCGCTCCTCTCCGCCGCGATCTACCGGAAGCAGCAGAGACTACCCTCACCAGCCACGACGAACCACTCCCCCGGGCAGATCCTCAGCTACCTGACGGTGGACGCGCGCCGGATCGGGGACCTGTTCCCCTTCAGGCTGCACCAGGCATGGGCCACGGTCCTCCAGCTCGCCGTCGCGCTGGCCGTGCTCCACGACGCCGTCGGCGCGGCGGCGATCGCGTCCGTCGCCGTGATCCTGCTCACCGTGGCCGTCAACGCGCCGCTAGCCAGGCACCAGCAGAGCGTGCAGAGCGAGCTGATGAGAGCGCAGGACATGAGACTGAATGCCGTGTCGGAGTCCATTGCCAACATGAAAGCTTTGAAGGTCTACGCGTGGGAGAACCATTTCAGGGAGGTGATCAGAGGTCTCCGGGAGTCGGAGCTCCGCTGGCTGTCGGCGTTCCAGACGGGGAGAGCGTACACCAGCGTCGTGTTCTGGGCGTCGCCGGCGCTTGTCTCTGCTGCAACGTTCACGGCCTGCTGGTTTCTGAGGATCCCGCTGGATGCTAGCAATGTTTTCGCGTTCGTCGCCGCACTGCGGCTCGTGCAGGACCCGATTAACCGGATGCCTGATGTCATCGGAGCCATCATCCAGGGAAGAGCATCGTTGTCTCGGATCGCTGAGTTCCTTGGCGTGCCTGAGCTGCAGGATGTTCGGCATGGGCAGGAGCGATCCGGTGAACACGGTCAGTGCTATGTGTTGATCAGGTCTGGAAATTTCTCATGGGAGAATAATTCAGATAGACCAAGCCTGAGGAACATAGATTTGGAGGTGAAATCTGGAGAGAAGGTAGCGATATGCGGCGAGGTTGGGTCTGGGAAGTCGACTCTTTTAGGAGCTATTTTTGGGGATGTCCCCAGGACAGAGGGCAAGGTATGTTTATACACCATTAATTTGCTGCTAAATAAGTATGGTTGCTAATGAAACCATATGATTTACGGTGCGGGTTAGATGACAATGATTTTTCTGTTCTATGGAAATTAGTATCATTCAGTAATAAAGGGCATGCAATGCCATGCTTATCTCTATATCTTCTTGCAGATCGAAGTCTGTGGGAAAATAGCGTACGTGTCCCAGAATGCATGGATCCAGAAAGGAACCGTGAGGGACAATATCCTCTTTGGGTCCACCATGGACATGCAAAGGTACGAAGAGGCTCTTCACCGATGTTCCTTGATCAAAGATCTTGAAATGTTGCCATCTGGTGATCTCACTCAAATTGGGGAGAAAGGAGTTAATCTTAGTGGAGGACAGAAGCAACGTGTTCAGTTAGCTCGAGCGTTGTATCAAGATGCGGATGTCTATCTGCTTGATGACCCTTTCAGTTCTGTTGATGTGCACACGGCCACAAGCCTCTTTAATGTATGTGCATCCATTGTTTTATTTGACCAGTTGCATGTGTTTCCATGTTCTCTGATGTTGCAGCTCTGTTGCAGGATTATGTTATTGGAGGCTTAGCAAGAAAGACTGTTGTGTTAATAACTCATAAAGTGGAGTTTTTACCTGCATTTGATTCCATCCAAGTAAGTATTATATGTACATTGTTCTATGGTTAGTATTTCAAAGGGGCTGTATTTTATTGTTTATGTTCAGTAGCTAACTGCTTGGTGTATATTTTCACTCACTTATGGTACATTAGTTTCTTCTTTCATCATGGTGCATAGCTGGATTATTGACCTCATGTATAGGTTGTTTACAATGGTGTAAGGTGTAATAAGATTGGCGTATGTTTCAGTAGGAATTTTGTCTCATTTTGTCGGTGAAAGTTCTGAATTTGCAGGAGCTATTTCACTGATTATCCAAATCCATATATACTTATATATTACTTAAAATCAGTAGTGGTTAGTAACACTTTCCTGCTGGCAGCTAATGTGTGACGGAGAGATAAAGCTTGCTGGTTCTTACAAAGAATTACTATCAACTTCAAAGGAATTTCGGGAACTTGTACATGCACACAAAGATGGCGCCAACTTTTCAAATGTTATGTCCATGGCCAATGATGAAAGGACCAATGGCAAGCCTACAGCGAAGATCAGCTGCATCCATATTAGTAGTAGAGAAGATGAGGCCATGAAGCACTCAGAAGAGGATCAATTGATGAAGAGAGAAGATGAAGAGATTGGTTACACTAGCTTGGGGCCTTATTTACAGTACTTGTTCCAGAACAAGGGCTATGTGTATGCTTCTCTTGTTGCGGTCACAAACTTACTTTTCATATCTGGACAAGTTGCCCAAAACTCATGGCTTGCTGCCAATGTGCAAAACCCTCATGTGAGCACACTGCGTCTGGCTACGGTCTATGTCGCAATTGGAGCTGGTTCAATCATTTTCTTGCTTTTGAGAGCtctagcagcagtaggccttggccTTCAAACATCGGAATCTCTATTTTCCAATTTACTTACCACTTTGTTCCGTGCCCCCATATCCTTTTTTGACTCCACTCCGCGTGGAAGGCTACTTAGCCGGGTAAGCAAGTGCGTATGAATTACGATAAAAGGATCAAAGTTTTCTTTTCAACCTTTGTGATTTTCAATGCTAAACCTTGTTTGGCTGCAGGTGTCTTCGGACTTGAGCATTATCGACCTTGACATTCCATTTAGTTTTGCTTTCAGCATCAGTGCCACCATGAATGCATATGGTAATCTGGGCGTGTTGGTGTTTGCCACTTGGCAAGTTTTGCTTGTCTCTGTTCCAGTCCTCCTCCTGGCTGCTAAGCTGCAGGTACTTCACATATGACTTGTTCTCTCCGTGCATGTAAATTAGTCAGTTAAGCTTGGTAGTGGCACTGAGCTATGGCTGGTTCTGCAGAGGCTCTACTTAACCTTCGCAAAGGAAATGATGATGATCAACGGCACCACGAAATCTCTTATCGCCAATCACCTGGGAGAATCAATTTCAGGAGCAAGCGTAATAAGGGCCTTTGGGCAAGAAGATCGCTTTTTCGCTAAAATGTTGGAGCTCGTTGATAACAATGCGAGCCCATGTTTCCATAATTTTGCAGCAACTGAATGGCTTACTCTACGCCTGGAGATCATGAGTGCCGCTATCCTTTCGTCTTCTGCCTTTGCCATTGCTCTTCTTCCCCAGGGGACTTTTACCGCAGGTAAGATGCACTTCTGAACTACTTAGCAGCTACCTTGTCTCATTTTGGAGTATCCTGATGTATGTTGCTGTAGTTCTGTATCTCCTTGGATCTCAAATTTTGCAAAGGCTGCACCGCATGCTTGTCCTTTAATATGGCATCTTTTCGATTCCACAGGAACTGTAGGAATGGTTCTGTCTTACGGTCTATCACTCAATATGTTATTGGTTTTCTCTGTCCAAAGCCAGTGTTCTCTTGCAAACCAAATCGTCTCTGTCGAAAGATTTAGCCAATACATGAATGCTGCAAAAGAGGCACCAGATATCATCGAAGATAATCGCCCACCAGACTGCTGGCCGGCCACGGGTAAGATTCAACTCGTGGACTTGAAGGTACCTGAAAACTCACCTAATTTCATTTTCCAGTTTGGTCCACTATTGGACTTACCAATATATATACATGTGGACAGATTAAATATAGTCAAGATTCTCCATTCATTCTGCACGGGATCACTTGCACATTTGGAGGAGGGGACAAGATCGGGGTAGTTGGGCGCACCGGAAGCGGCAAGACAACTTTGATAAACGCATTGTTCCGACTTGTTGAGCCATCTGGAGGGAAAATAATAATCGATGGGCaagatattacaagaattgggttGCATGACTTGCGGTCGCGCATCGGTCTTATCCCGCAGGATCCAACACTTTTTCATGGTTCCATACGCTATAACTTGGATCCTCTAGGCCAGTTCTCAGATGAACAGCTATGGGAGGTAAGGACGGAACAGATGATCTCCATAGACTTTATTAGTTGTTCCTTGTTGTaacaaagttattacctctgttttTAAGGCTCTTGGAAAGTGCCAgctaattcaaattgttcaagatAAGAAGCAAGGTTTGGATTCACTGAGTAAGTGTTACTTTATTTTTCTAACTGTTGCTTTCAGTTAACTGAGTTTGCTTAGGCGCCACACTGTTTAATTGATAATTAAGCCTGACAAAACCTGACAGTCATGGACTCAGGCTCAAACTGGAGCATGGGCCAGAGGCAGCTGCTCTGCCTGTGCCGCATGCTCTTGCGGCGGCACCAGATCCTGGTCCTTGACGAGGCCACAGCATCCATCGACAACTTGACGGACACCATCATCCAGAGGACTATCAGGACAGAGTTCGCCGACCGCACCGTCATCACGGTCGCCCACCGGATTCCGACGGTGATGGATTGTGACATGGTGTTCGCCATCAGTGACGGTATATATGCCAATTAATGATCTTTACAAGCTTGCTTTTAAAAGGATTAAATGATTGTTGGATGTATTTAGAGGAGAACGTGTTGATTCTTCTGATCTGTATAGGTGAGGTGGTGGAGTACGAGGAGCCTGGGAAGCTGATGCAGAGAGAAGGGTCGCTGTTCAGGGAACTCGTCAGGGAGTACTGCTCTCAATCTCAGCATGCAAACTGACTGACAGCCTGCGAGGTACATAAGTATATATATTTATTGAATAGGGATAAATGGTTTTTTATGtgattattgatgaatccaacagatCAATTTTTGTATTCCCTCCTCcccaaaataagtgactcaactttgtctaaatacGGATGTATCTCGAGTTTTCGACCCATTTTAGGCTTAGGTATacccgtatctagacaaagttgagtcacttTGGGATGGTGGAAGTAGGTCTGTCTGATTCTTAGCTGAGTGAGCACGAAAAGGTTGCGACTAATTAAAAAATCAGCGGATGAGCCAAGCATATGCAGTGACTGCAAAATCATTATTTCCTAACTCCACCTCAGCTTTCAGAGTTCAGGCTTTGACTTTTGAGTCCAGCAGCTGGTCCATACATACATACTCCATACAACCGTGCGCTGGGCACCGGTGAGCCTATTTGACTTTCTGGCTGTCCACAGCCCAGAATATACATGCTGATCCTTTTTTACCTTTTTCCTACATAATGCGAAGGATAGCCAGAATGTCGGGAGGCGGTCGCCCTCGTACACGACATCAACGCCCGACGAGTTAAGGTGGCAAGTGATTGCTATAATGTTATAAACAGTTTGAAACAGGGGACGATGTGAGTCTATGCGCACATCACCTAGGAGATTGGGAGTCCAAATGTGACTTTGAAGAGGTGTGTTTCTGCCACGAGAGGAGTTTGAATAAAGAGGCTCATAGTTTGGCTAGGAGTAGTGTGCTCGACGAAGCGAGGTCGCCAAGTTTGGTTCTCAGCGCCACCTGAAGGCGTTTGTATCCCTATGTATGTTGAGTTTCAGTAAAGGTGGCCAAACCCTAAAAAAACATAAATGCAAAGGACAATGCTTCCCTTTGGCGGCATTGCGTTTATGGAAACAGTTTTCAACGAAGAGGTTACACCACGACATGGCTCAACAATTATTACTTTGGCAATTAATTTTCAAGTTTAATCTTAATTGTACTTTGCTTATGATGGTATTGTGCTTTATGCACTGTTTATTCCTATTATAATCAACATGATTGATTGTGCTCCAAAAGTTAGGAATCCATCAAATTTCATGTCGAATTATAACACTCAAATCGAACCCAATTTGTTAAGTTAATGAAACTTATATCCTTTCAATactattttcaaaatgttttgaatGTCCTCAGGTTTTCATATGCATAAATGTAATGTACACATTGCCATCCCTAGCCATTTCGAGTATCTAAACTACGTGATCTGACATGTTGTTCTTGTAGAAACAATGACACAGCAGGGGAACTCTTTACGCATAGTTAGGCCATATACTATGTTGAATCGATTCATTGAAAAAGCTGTCAGGATTTGGAATCGCTCTAGTTTTGCTGCTATGTGTAGCATCGCTTCACATGCAGATATGGACCTACAACACAGTGAAAAAATCATTTTCTATGTTGCTCTTTTCTTCACTTCTACTCAcgagccacccctctctctctttgcTGTCCACTTGGAATCATTACTTTAATAGCTATGAACCGAACCAACTTTGTGATGCGCTTTTGTTGTCAGATCTTTTGGTGCGATGCTCCACTATGTGTGGAACCGGTTCCAAAGCCTCTATGAATCGCTTTGAGACCACATAGTGCATGGTCTTACAACACAATATGAGTAGAGGTTTGTAAGGCGGCCTTATAGCAAAGGTTGTTGTACACGAAGAAACATTGGCACAACAATGTTTTTTTTTAATAAGCTAGCTCGGTCTCCTTGATGGTGTGCGACTTAGCCCTATGTTAGGAAGGCGGTGTACTAGGCTCCCCGAACCTGTCTCCGAACACTAATACCTCCCATTGAATTCGTTCAAGTGAGAGTGAATGTAGTACATGTCCATGGGGCTATTTTTAACCTATGGATCCTTGCCAAATGACCAAGGCTACTCTTGAGATGGTAGGTGAGAGCATTAGTGGGGGTAACCTTTGGTCCAAGGGTTCATGGTGATTAGGGAGACGGTGTGGTGCATGTTCTATGGGGAACTATCCCACAAATCCCTTCACACAGTGACTTCTTTCCATGGGCCTTCATATTTTGActtcttatttatattccttgatTCTTTGACTTGTTAACCATCACTCTTTGCTTGGACTTTCTTTGAGTTGTCTTGACGTTGTCAATTTTCTTTCAGCTCAGATAAGATTGTTTATTCCCACAACACACACAAGCGCAACCCTCGTACTTTCGAAAGACAGAACTGACATGGAGCAGCTATTTGTGTTCGCAAACGAGGACCTGCGGCAGTGAAACTTAGCACATGCaggtagaagaagaagcagaGCTACGGACATTACAGAGCAGTGGTATTGATTCTTGTGTGGCGTGAGTGGGTGGCCAGGCCACATATCTGTTGAACCTTTGCTTTTCTTAATGAAAAAGATAAGCAACCATTGGAAAAAAAAACACAATCTATTGTTGGGTGTAGTCATCAAGGTCAATTTGCTCCCAAATCGACGGAATGTTTCTCATCGAAAGGTCGAGGCACATAGTGTGAGCCACAAAGAACCTTTTTAAAGAATATAAGCCGACCTGGCTTATGGATTTATACCAACTATCTAGCAATTCCTAAAGTTTCGGGTGAAATGGAAATTGCTATTCTTTCTACTTCTCGAGGGACAATGACAGATCGAGAGGCTCGACTAAACATAATTGGAATGGAGGACGGTTAGGCGGAGATCTGCATCGGTGGGGATAGGGGACTTTACTCGACTTGGATCTCTCTTGTAACATGATTTGTTTACGGTAGAGACAAGTTGCCTTGTTTGCAcgagtaatgctacacctacggcgAACCAACTTACTCCACGTTGTACTGTAGAGTTTCCGTAAGCCATGTTGTCCGTAGGTCTATGAACCAAACAAGTGTAACGCTACAAGATAGTAACGATGTATTAGGGTAACTGACAAAAAGATATGAACTAAACACCTTAATTTTTTAGGGCTAATATCTGAAATATATTAACCAAAGAACACTATTACAAAGGGCATCCAGATGTAGGACAAAACCTTCTGGAAGTGAATCCACTTGTGCTTGACACGTTGCCATCACACCGCTAAAGGAGAGAACTAAGGCAGGTAGAGTAGTAACTAAGTAATCCATAGACAAATGTAGAGGGAAATTCATCATAAAAGACTCCACGGTAGCCACATGTCGTGTACAACGAAATATAGGGAAGTAGCCGAATCGGGTACACAACCCAACATGTGTTGGTAGTCGGGCTATCGTCAGTGAGAGCTTGCGGTTCAACTTAAACACAAGAAAAAACTATGCCGACGAGACCAATAGGTCGAAGACCAGAGTACCAGACCAACACTACACAAAGCCAGAGCACAATCCCCACGATGACACGTACCCACTGGCTTCTCGACACCATCAACTACACCTCTAGAATGGGGTTGAGGTTGGGTATTGTTATTCGACGTAGCGTCGGCACCTCCATCTAAGATGTGCCACCACGACACCATGAAACCCTAGCTTTAGGGGCCCGGTTACAACTCTACGCATAGCTCTAGGGTCCCACCACGTAGTGCCACTAGACCGACAAGTAGAAGGTCATGGTTCCATCAAACAACGGCCGGGACAGAGGGGGTGGAGGGCTAGGGTTTTTTTTTAGCCAAAGTAGAGTCGGCGGCCATTTCTTCAACGTCgccatccaccaccatgacaccatgaAACCATAACTTCGGGGACCCGGTTAGAGCGCCAAGTACATATCTAGGGTCCCCACCCTTTTTTGCTACTAGAGGGGCAAGGAGAGGGGCATGACATGTTGAATGTCGATCGGGACGGAGTAAGGGGCTAGGGTCTTTTTAGCTGGACTCATGGAGTAAAAACGGGCggctgcttttttcttcttctgttgACACTTGGATTGGGTTTCCCTAGTTTCTTAGTGCGAAATATATATTTTTGTGCCACATTTACATTTAGTGCAAAATACATGAGTTCGTTTTTTATCCAGAATTTGCAAAATACGTGAGTGGGCTTTACCTGAATAGGTTGCATGGGCAACTGGACGGACGATAAAAGCCCAGCCCAGCTACTAACGACACATTTCCTTTTCGTTTTGAATCGCTGCGAGCGAGAAGCAAATCCCCAAAATCCCCAATTCCCATTCCACTTCCACCACCGCCCCTCGCCGGCGCCATGGCCGACCACGACCTCGACGACGCCGCGCTCTGGGCCTGCGTCGACACCGCCGCCCAAGCCTCCCAGAGGGGCCTCCCCAAGCCCCCGCCCTCCCCCGCCATCTCCCGGTGCGGCCCCGTCGACGACCCGCACCGCGGCGAGGTGCTGCAGCCCGCCCGCCCCTACAAGCTCCAGCGCATCGCCTCCCACGCCCACGCCCACGGCCACGCCACGCCGCCTCcgccctcgcctcctccgccCTACATGGCCCCCGACGCCTCCAGGGGGTTGATGCTCGTCCAGCACCCGCGCCCCGAGCTGCCCTGGGTCACGGAGCCCAACGCCGCGagccccgtcgccgtcgccgccgccgccgcgcacagCCTcttccccaccgccgccgcgtcTGTGTCCAGCTTCAGAAAGTACCAGGAGGTTTCCCTCTCGGTACGGCCTCTCTCATCTCTCATCCCATCCCTCCTAGATACTACTCTCTGCCCGGATGCTACATAGGCTCAATTCATACCCCCGAGTTTTTTTTCCTCGACGGATCTAGTACTCGTTAGGGGTTGCAATTCACCGAGAAAGCTTCAACGGGTCACTAATTCGCGATATTCGGTATACAGATTGTATACTACAACTGGGATCCAAAATTATTTCAGGGTCTCCCTAGATATTTCTCTCTTCCCATTTGTCTGCTTCATGGAATCACTACTCCCGTCTGGTTAGTTAGAGGTTTTTTTTCTGTAGCAACGAATCTACTCTCTCTAGGGGCTGTAAATTCATGGGGAAAGCTTGATCGGTTCACGGCTCTAACACATTTGAGATACAAATTATAGACTACTAGTGATCCAGAATTATTTCGGGCAGAACATTACATAGGGAAACATGTGTCCCTTCTGTGCAATTGTCGTCTTGCAGTTCCATACATAACATGCTAATGTGGTTTCTTCGCAATTTTTCCTTTGCAATGGAAATCTCAGATCTATGGTTTGTGCTTCTCGTTAGGGTTGCAAATTTATTGAGAAAGCTTTGATTAGATGACCACTCTGAGAAATTTGAGATACAAGTATACGTACTAAAGTACTGATGGAAAATTATTCCAAGTGATACACTGCATGGGAACACACATGCTTACATTACATGCCAGTGTAATTTCGATGCATTTTTTACTTGTGATGGAAAGCTCAGATTCTATGGTTTACACTTTTCTCTCAAAcattaatttcagattttagaCAAAGGCGACCACACCATGATCAGTGGGAATCCATACATAAAGAAATCAGGTCCGTGCTTTTTACGCTACCTTGACTGACTGAGTTCTGAAATCCTGATTATAGAAGAGTGAATCTTCATCGTCTACCTTCTCTAACCCATCTCAGGGTGGAGAAAATTATCGTGCTTCTACAATATCTCGTTTGAAATCAAGGACCACTCTATTGAGTACGATGACAGCCACAGTGTCAACAGTGCTCAATTTCTTGTCCGAGCGTCTATGCAGTACGCCATTTTGTATGCACTTGCATCTCATTCCGTTTGAAgaccagcagcccttggtgctaataagtctttttttctttcttttctgttgtGTCTAAAGAAGTGGCAGGTTCTCAGATGGTTGGGGTTCATGTGATCGACGAGAAAAAAGATTTAACAAGCCAAACCATGATATCCCCAGCACAGCTGAAACCAGAGCTAAGAACAAAGCTTGTCAGGTAAGGAAGAGTCCATCCTCAGGTTTTCACCTTTGTCTTATTTCGATTTAGATAATGTGTctctggtttcttcttagttttaTGAACCAAAATTATCCATTGCAGGACATTATTGGTTTTCTTATGTAAGTTCACTTGCAATTACTATTTTGTAATGACTTGTTTACTGAAGTG includes these proteins:
- the LOC124673165 gene encoding ABC transporter C family member 10-like, producing MATATSAAFSSTAIPRPRRRSIPAATFRSSSPCLIPSRLLRPVFLYSPRAIPLQQQQRRRRGRRDPRLGSFPALLSGAEERDGFGCYEAGRSETPFSAAGFFGRLAFSWLDPLITTTNGRHAPLAAGDVPKLGAADRAETQYTAFSSALAAAATSIHDHHHPRPAAILRAIVSCHSAEIAASALYALLKVLALSAGPPLLKAFVHASASSPPAARRERCCLLALALFLAKCVESVSQRQWYFRSRRAGIQVTSLLSAAIYRKQQRLPSPATTNHSPGQILSYLTVDARRIGDLFPFRLHQAWATVLQLAVALAVLHDAVGAAAIASVAVILLTVAVNAPLARHQQSVQSELMRAQDMRLNAVSESIANMKALKVYAWENHFREVIRGLRESELRWLSAFQTGRAYTSVVFWASPALVSAATFTACWFLRIPLDASNVFAFVAALRLVQDPINRMPDVIGAIIQGRASLSRIAEFLGVPELQDVRHGQERSGEHGQCYVLIRSGNFSWENNSDRPSLRNIDLEVKSGEKVAICGEVGSGKSTLLGAIFGDVPRTEGKIEVCGKIAYVSQNAWIQKGTVRDNILFGSTMDMQRYEEALHRCSLIKDLEMLPSGDLTQIGEKGVNLSGGQKQRVQLARALYQDADVYLLDDPFSSVDVHTATSLFNDYVIGGLARKTVVLITHKVEFLPAFDSIQLMCDGEIKLAGSYKELLSTSKEFRELVHAHKDGANFSNVMSMANDERTNGKPTAKISCIHISSREDEAMKHSEEDQLMKREDEEIGYTSLGPYLQYLFQNKGYVYASLVAVTNLLFISGQVAQNSWLAANVQNPHVSTLRLATVYVAIGAGSIIFLLLRALAAVGLGLQTSESLFSNLLTTLFRAPISFFDSTPRGRLLSRVSSDLSIIDLDIPFSFAFSISATMNAYGNLGVLVFATWQVLLVSVPVLLLAAKLQRLYLTFAKEMMMINGTTKSLIANHLGESISGASVIRAFGQEDRFFAKMLELVDNNASPCFHNFAATEWLTLRLEIMSAAILSSSAFAIALLPQGTFTAGTVGMVLSYGLSLNMLLVFSVQSQCSLANQIVSVERFSQYMNAAKEAPDIIEDNRPPDCWPATGKIQLVDLKIKYSQDSPFILHGITCTFGGGDKIGVVGRTGSGKTTLINALFRLVEPSGGKIIIDGQDITRIGLHDLRSRIGLIPQDPTLFHGSIRYNLDPLGQFSDEQLWEALGKCQLIQIVQDKKQGLDSLIMDSGSNWSMGQRQLLCLCRMLLRRHQILVLDEATASIDNLTDTIIQRTIRTEFADRTVITVAHRIPTVMDCDMVFAISDGEVVEYEEPGKLMQREGSLFRELVREYCSQSQHAN
- the LOC124670095 gene encoding uncharacterized protein LOC124670095, which translates into the protein MADHDLDDAALWACVDTAAQASQRGLPKPPPSPAISRCGPVDDPHRGEVLQPARPYKLQRIASHAHAHGHATPPPPSPPPPYMAPDASRGLMLVQHPRPELPWVTEPNAASPVAVAAAAAHSLFPTAAASVSSFRKYQEVSLSILDKGDHTMISGNPYIKKSGWRKLSCFYNISFEIKDHSIEYDDSHSVNSAQFLVRASMQSGRFSDGWGSCDRREKRFNKPNHDIPSTAETRAKNKACQDLLGIGHSRTG